Sequence from the Parvicella tangerina genome:
CCCCAACAAAAAGTAACAGGGTTAGTGTAATTTTTTTCATAAGTTGTTTCATTTTGGTTTCATTAAATTATTTCAAAAGGTGGGTCAATTTACAAATATTTATTTAGAATCCCAATCATTGTTTAAAAGTCTAACTTATTAACTTTACGGTCAAACAACACATTATGAACATTCTATTGGTTGAAGATGAAAGAGCACTCCATGAGGCTATTAAGCTCAATATGGAACTAGAAGGATTTAAAGTCATCTCAGCTTTTGACGGAACTGAAGCCATCGAAATTCACAAGAACACACGTATTGACCTGATTCTGCTGGATGTAATGATGCCAAAGCTCAATGGGTTTGATGTTTGTGAAAAAATTCGGTTATCGGATCATAAGACCCCCATTCTTTTCTTAACTGCAAGAGGAGAATCTGAAGACAAGATCAAAGGCCTGACATTGGGGGCTGATGATTATATCACCAAACCCTTCAACACAAAGGAACTTGTTCTGCGAATTAAGAACATCCTCAAAAGAATCAATCCTGATCAAACCTCATCATGGAGTGAGTATAACATTGATGGACATCTCATTGACCTCAACTCCTACAGCGTAAAGAAAAGCGATAACACAACAGTCCAACTCAGCGAGAAACAGGCAAAACTGCTCAAGTTACTTATTGATAACAAGGAGAATGTAGTCAGCAGAAAGGAAATCCTAGAGAAAATATGGGAATATGAAAGAATCCCGAATACCCGAACAATTGACAATGTAATCCTTTCCTTTAGAAAAATCTTTGACTCCAAACAACACTCTCACTTTCAGTCAGTTAGAGGGGTGGGCTATAAATTCACTGAAAAAAAAGCCTAATTTAAGGCAACCATCTTTATTTATCATTCGTCACTTTAATGAGAACAATGAGATTGCTACCTCTTGTTTTTACTGGTTTTATATTTTCCTTGCAAAGAATTGTCCCGAGTTACCCGACTCGGGATTTTTCGTTTAACAAAGCACACAATACTTACTCTTGGGATTATGCTGAAAGTCTGAAGTAACAACCCTTTCAACAAAGTTAGACAAATACTCTTCAAACTCGTGGTTGAACTCTGTGGCAATCCACTCACTAGTAAACCGCCTCAAGCCTTTGTAATCCAACTCCTGAAAACCTTTACTTAGCTGCTTTAGCGAAATCATTCCAGAAGCAAGATCACTATCTGAATCAAACAAGTAGAGATAAGTCATTAGCTGCAATTGATAGCTAGTCACCTTTTCCCAATCCCCTTTGAAATTTAAACTATCTACCTTTCCAGTCTTATAATCAACAACACGAATTACATTGCCAATCTGATCTACCCGATCAATCAACCCTTTGATCTTAAGCTTTACCAAACCTCTTGAAGTTGATACCTCCAAAACCTTCTCCTTCTTCACTTCCAAGCCAAGCACCTTAATAACACCATGCTCCTCGACTACTTTCAGCTCGCTTGCAAAGAACTTTTTTATCGTGTGAATGGCAGTCTCATAGAGCAACAAGTTCTTACCAGTAAGGTAATTTCCTCCAGGGAAACGCTCATCAAAACTTTTCTTTAGTTCGCCTTGATAATTCTTTTGCATTCGTTGAATACTTCGCTTATCTATCAATTCACCTTCACGCTTATAAAGGTTCTCAAGTACCTCATGCACTATCGTTCCATAAGTACTAAGCTCAATCTCTTCTTCAATTTCTTCATCCTTAGACAAACCGAGTAATTGCGTGTAAACAAAATTCTTAGGACATGTATTAAACTGATTGATTCCAGAAGCGGAAACACCCTTTTCGAAGTAGTTTAGCAACCTTTGATGTAGAAATGGGTCTTTACTTATTTCAGTACTTAGCTCTTTAGTTGATATATCAACATCCAATTTTGGAACCACATGATTCACTTCAATATTGTCTTGATTTAGCTCTTCTTCCACTTGAAGTAAGTACCTACTTATTTCATTTGCTTGCAAACCATCCGCCTCACCAGCATTATAAACCAAATCGACATACTCTGCACGTTGAATGAGTCTATAGAAATAATAAGCAAAAATCGCATCCTTATCATCTCTTGTCGGCAACCCCAAATACAACCTTAAATCGTAAGGCATTAGCGAGTTTGAAAACGATCTTTTTGGAAGTATATCCTCATTACAAGACAAGAGAATAACCCGCTTAAAATCTAAAGCCCTGGTTTCAAGTAACCCTAACAATTGCAAGCCTTCCAATGGTTCACCAAGAAATGAAACCTTGAGGTTTCCAAGCATTTGACGAGTTAGTTGTCTCAATGTAGTCACTTTCTCAACCTTTTTATACTCAAGCTGAGCTGTCAATACTTTCTCTAGCACCTCAATAAGCGCCAAAACCGACTCCCTCTCCAATACATTATCTTCGACCAATCCATAAACCTCTTTCAGGAAATCCAAGAAACTCTTAACAAACTCAACTACATCATTTGCTTTTTTAAACAAGAAACTGATGCGATCACTATTCTCCCCGAACTCCTTTAACAGCAGATCAAGTGGCAAATAGGCATAATTTTCCTCGTTTATCTTTTTTTGAATGCCAGAAGTATCCAAATTATTATTCCCTAAGAATAGTTGAAAGAATTCTTGATTAGTGACCTGAAGAAAATCCTTGTAATATAAAAAGCCTTTGCTTTTGTATCGTTCAATACTAATCTGAACATGAATGGCTTCCTCAAAGAATACGAATACAGAAGCAGCATTTAGCGGATAACCCATGGCCACATTTAGCTGCTCTAGGCTCTCTGGCAACACATTCAACATCGGCTTGAGCAGGGACTCATCCGCAAAAACCAATGCGGTTTCACCAGCCTTGACTTCACCTGAATTACTAATTAATTGGCTTGCAATTGAAACCTGTTGCAAATTAGAGTTGGCTCCGTAAAGATTGATCATCTTAGGGTCAACACCAATATGACTACTACTGATTTCCTCTTGCCGTTTAGACCATCCGCTATATTTTCTAACGAATTTACCTGCCTCCATGATTTGGCTAGACAAATAATGGTCATCCACATCCCACACAGCCTCTCCGCTTCCGGAATTAGTAATGAATTTAATGATCTTTTCCTCTGCCACTGAAAGAGCGTTAAACCCAATAAAATACACATAACCACTTAGGGATGCTAAATACTTTTCAGGTGCTTCCGCAATTCTACGATACACCTGAGCATTGGTAATCTCACCTTTCGAATCTAATCGTGAATGAAACTTCTGGTAAAGCTCTCCGAGTCGTTCCCAAAATTTTAAAAACCCTTTCTGGGTATCACTTAACTCTTCAGTATCAAAACTCCATGACTCAATATCCTTGATGGACTGCAAGTTCCTAAAGACTTGCTTGGGGTCTAGCAAATATTTGTCAATATCATTGAAGTCGGCTATAATCATTGGTGCCCAAGCAAGGAAATCATCAAAGCTATCTGGCGACTCAAAGGACTCACAATAGGCTTCATATAATTCAAAAACCAGCTCTAGTTCATCAATCACCGTAAAATCGTGGAGTTGTTCAAGAAACTGATTTACTGGCACAATCTGAGGCATCCAAAAACTCTTATCGGACAATTTTTGTAATTCCTCTCGAACATAGAGAGCTACCCGCTGGGACGGAATGACTATGGTCAATTCACTTAACCCCTCAACACTATGCTTCTTTAAAAGCATCTCGCAGAACTCATGAAGGAATGTTACTCTACTCATCCTTCTTACCTTTAATCTTTAATCCATTCTTTAGGAATTGTAAATACTCCTTAAAAAGGTTCTTATCTGTGAATGTACCCTTTACAATAGACCAGGTATTTCTTGATGCCCCCTCTTTTGCTACCGGATTTTCTGAAGTCTTCTGGTCGCTACTTGATCGATCCTCTTCTACTTCAGGTAAGTCGATACCTCTTTCTTTTAATACTCCTTCAAGTTCATCCGCCCGATTAAAATTTCGCTTGGCCTGCTCCATTCGCCCCAGACTTTCTAATAGTAAACCAAGGTTGTTATGAGCAATAGCATCCTCAGGATCCAGCTGAACACACTTTTCATAGTCAGCTATGGCTCCTTTAATATCTTTCAATGCTGCTTTGACGTAAGCCCTACTTGAGTAGCGATAGGGATTGGATGGTTCTAATAGCACACAATAATCCAGTTCTTTCAATGCTCTCTGTTTATCCTCCAAATGAAAGTAGACCACCGCTCTTTCCGAGATCAAATTCGCATTATTCGCATCAAATTCAATCGTTTTATCTAACAACGCAAGTGCTTCTTCAAACTTTCCTTCTTTTATATAATTTTGTGCTATGCTCCAATTCTTTGCTACATCCATAACTTTAGAAATATGACGAATTTTCCTGTCTATCGCAAATATACAAACAAGAACACCTTTTTTAAGATTCTATCCGAAAATGAATTTGAAGAGATTAGTCAATTGGGTAATCAACTGGTGAGCTATCATGTAATCGCACATCAATACCCGGAGCAATTAAGAATTATGGATATGATTGGCTGTAAGGATGATATTTGGTGTGAAATCAGTAAAGACGAATATGAG
This genomic interval carries:
- a CDS encoding response regulator transcription factor encodes the protein MNILLVEDERALHEAIKLNMELEGFKVISAFDGTEAIEIHKNTRIDLILLDVMMPKLNGFDVCEKIRLSDHKTPILFLTARGESEDKIKGLTLGADDYITKPFNTKELVLRIKNILKRINPDQTSSWSEYNIDGHLIDLNSYSVKKSDNTTVQLSEKQAKLLKLLIDNKENVVSRKEILEKIWEYERIPNTRTIDNVILSFRKIFDSKQHSHFQSVRGVGYKFTEKKA
- a CDS encoding PD-(D/E)XK nuclease family protein → MSRVTFLHEFCEMLLKKHSVEGLSELTIVIPSQRVALYVREELQKLSDKSFWMPQIVPVNQFLEQLHDFTVIDELELVFELYEAYCESFESPDSFDDFLAWAPMIIADFNDIDKYLLDPKQVFRNLQSIKDIESWSFDTEELSDTQKGFLKFWERLGELYQKFHSRLDSKGEITNAQVYRRIAEAPEKYLASLSGYVYFIGFNALSVAEEKIIKFITNSGSGEAVWDVDDHYLSSQIMEAGKFVRKYSGWSKRQEEISSSHIGVDPKMINLYGANSNLQQVSIASQLISNSGEVKAGETALVFADESLLKPMLNVLPESLEQLNVAMGYPLNAASVFVFFEEAIHVQISIERYKSKGFLYYKDFLQVTNQEFFQLFLGNNNLDTSGIQKKINEENYAYLPLDLLLKEFGENSDRISFLFKKANDVVEFVKSFLDFLKEVYGLVEDNVLERESVLALIEVLEKVLTAQLEYKKVEKVTTLRQLTRQMLGNLKVSFLGEPLEGLQLLGLLETRALDFKRVILLSCNEDILPKRSFSNSLMPYDLRLYLGLPTRDDKDAIFAYYFYRLIQRAEYVDLVYNAGEADGLQANEISRYLLQVEEELNQDNIEVNHVVPKLDVDISTKELSTEISKDPFLHQRLLNYFEKGVSASGINQFNTCPKNFVYTQLLGLSKDEEIEEEIELSTYGTIVHEVLENLYKREGELIDKRSIQRMQKNYQGELKKSFDERFPGGNYLTGKNLLLYETAIHTIKKFFASELKVVEEHGVIKVLGLEVKKEKVLEVSTSRGLVKLKIKGLIDRVDQIGNVIRVVDYKTGKVDSLNFKGDWEKVTSYQLQLMTYLYLFDSDSDLASGMISLKQLSKGFQELDYKGLRRFTSEWIATEFNHEFEEYLSNFVERVVTSDFQHNPKSKYCVLC
- a CDS encoding tetratricopeptide repeat protein, which produces MDVAKNWSIAQNYIKEGKFEEALALLDKTIEFDANNANLISERAVVYFHLEDKQRALKELDYCVLLEPSNPYRYSSRAYVKAALKDIKGAIADYEKCVQLDPEDAIAHNNLGLLLESLGRMEQAKRNFNRADELEGVLKERGIDLPEVEEDRSSSDQKTSENPVAKEGASRNTWSIVKGTFTDKNLFKEYLQFLKNGLKIKGKKDE